In Heliomicrobium gestii, a single genomic region encodes these proteins:
- a CDS encoding argininosuccinate synthase, which produces MSKKIVLAYSGGLDTSIIIPWLKENYGYEVIAMAADLGQGEELAPLNEKAIKTGATKLYIEDVKEEFVTGFIWPTLKAGAVYEGKYLLGTSFARPLIAKRLVEIARAEGAEAIAHGATGKGNDQVRFELTVKALAPDLKIVAPWREWDIRSREDAIDYANARNIPVPVKKDRPYSMDRNLWHLSHEGADLESPWNEPQNDLFLICTAPEQAPDKPEYVEIEFEKGIPVKLNGEALGPVEMIEKLNVIAAAHGVGICDMVENRLVGMKSRGVYETPAGTVLYAAHRELEYLCLDRATMHYKEQVALRYAELVYDGVWYHPLREALDAFVNVTQETVTGVVRMKLYKGSATPAGAKSPYSLYNEEFSTFGRDEVYNQKDAEGFINLFGLPLKVRAIMEQKAGLRG; this is translated from the coding sequence ATGTCCAAAAAAATCGTCCTGGCCTACTCGGGCGGCCTCGATACATCGATCATCATCCCTTGGTTGAAAGAGAACTACGGCTACGAAGTCATCGCCATGGCCGCCGACCTGGGCCAAGGGGAAGAACTGGCCCCCTTGAACGAAAAGGCGATCAAGACGGGCGCCACCAAGCTCTACATCGAAGATGTGAAGGAAGAATTCGTCACCGGCTTCATCTGGCCGACCCTGAAAGCCGGCGCCGTCTATGAAGGCAAATACCTCCTGGGCACTTCCTTCGCCCGTCCCCTCATCGCCAAGCGCCTCGTCGAAATCGCCCGCGCCGAAGGGGCCGAAGCCATCGCCCACGGCGCCACCGGCAAAGGCAACGACCAAGTCCGCTTTGAACTGACCGTCAAGGCCCTGGCCCCCGACCTCAAGATCGTCGCCCCCTGGCGCGAATGGGACATCCGCTCCCGCGAAGACGCCATCGATTACGCCAACGCCCGCAACATCCCCGTGCCCGTCAAAAAAGACCGTCCCTACTCGATGGACCGCAACCTCTGGCACCTGAGCCACGAAGGGGCCGACCTGGAAAGCCCCTGGAACGAACCCCAGAACGACCTCTTCCTGATCTGCACCGCACCCGAACAAGCGCCGGACAAGCCGGAGTACGTGGAAATCGAGTTTGAAAAGGGCATCCCCGTCAAACTGAACGGCGAGGCCCTCGGTCCCGTCGAAATGATCGAAAAACTGAACGTCATCGCCGCCGCCCATGGCGTGGGCATCTGTGACATGGTGGAAAACCGCCTCGTCGGCATGAAGTCCCGCGGCGTCTACGAAACCCCGGCCGGCACTGTCCTCTACGCCGCCCACCGCGAACTGGAATACCTCTGCCTCGACCGGGCCACCATGCACTACAAAGAGCAGGTCGCCCTCCGTTACGCCGAACTCGTCTATGACGGCGTCTGGTACCACCCCCTCAGAGAAGCCCTCGACGCCTTCGTCAACGTGACCCAGGAAACCGTCACCGGCGTCGTGCGCATGAAGCTCTACAAGGGCAGCGCCACCCCGGCCGGCGCCAAGTCCCCCTACTCCCTCTACAACGAGGAATTCTCCACCTTCGGCCGCGACGAAGTCTACAACCAGAAGGATGCCGAAGGCTTCATCAACCTCTTTGGCCTTCCGCTGAAAGTGCGGGCGATCATGGAGCAGAAGGCGGGGCTGCGGGGGTAA
- a CDS encoding eCIS core domain-containing protein, whose product MSEQENVSVSKKRNSVSESRVTRTNPARTSAPSAPTVLGARAFPEPLSPAEIMQLQRVIGNRAVMQLLESKDKMNQRHTNEDEKTNTEESRNHKLAETIQRRENNTGMPDNLKSGVESLSGLSLSDVKVHYNSSNPAKVGALAYTQGKDIHVAPGQERHLPHEAWHAVQQKQGRVAPTLRMNQTVQINDDKTLEAEADVMGARALQMNRAEHNETSLQGKADSAFEQNRSSPPDPQSGIIQRMLVGCELETMVPIYENGTRPDHVDGYKEQNTTYTHQNVDGGLSKPLGEGFAVHVDSSSLAHRAALNLLNKGSRMHIAELVAKPVSSREALLANLQIAKNYLSVFEGTREITGAHYSMGWPTPAGDCLSKEAITVPRDTLEDSFAKDYASTKSQLYSVSTQLTFQGTPDKLAEISNLDTREYVAGKTVVEVPKKYGKGMDKRIRDVKKEDVIVNRASMAEALGMSGRLGESLVARAIDVTVKIFKDALSFLQKPQLGTVKNAVSYLIRSDLGRMFVDQPPEARNGFATNIAEAIQTLTPERLAIPPKLLETIYDTEKNAIKLHDQSFKLLKGLQGEELSGELEHVNKSLTKSIKDFATEDTGYYYWPWAAAMEWLANEVKGAVQSEAHDVTGPLHGLQNLGLLAERDHGEELHERQATGQVAADWAQRPNDYEWPEEEGATTATQPPSTNPGVVFEDRTSLQIDISGSTLPAEIVESLNRVGF is encoded by the coding sequence ATGTCGGAACAGGAAAACGTAAGTGTATCCAAGAAGCGGAACAGCGTTTCCGAATCAAGGGTAACCAGGACCAATCCGGCAAGGACGAGCGCTCCCTCAGCGCCCACCGTCCTGGGCGCGAGGGCGTTTCCGGAACCATTGAGTCCTGCGGAGATTATGCAGCTCCAACGTGTTATCGGTAACCGGGCAGTGATGCAGCTTTTAGAGAGTAAAGACAAAATGAATCAACGACATACGAACGAAGATGAAAAAACAAATACAGAAGAGTCTCGAAACCATAAACTAGCCGAGACTATCCAGAGAAGAGAAAATAACACAGGAATGCCCGATAACCTGAAGTCCGGCGTGGAGAGCTTGTCTGGCCTTAGCTTAAGTGACGTAAAGGTTCATTATAATTCATCGAATCCGGCTAAGGTTGGGGCGTTGGCGTACACACAGGGAAAGGATATTCATGTCGCGCCGGGGCAGGAGAGGCATTTGCCCCATGAAGCCTGGCATGCGGTTCAGCAGAAGCAGGGTAGAGTAGCGCCTACCCTGAGGATGAACCAAACCGTGCAGATAAATGATGACAAAACGCTCGAAGCTGAAGCGGATGTCATGGGCGCAAGAGCCCTGCAGATGAACCGGGCCGAACATAACGAGACCAGTCTTCAGGGAAAAGCGGATTCGGCTTTTGAACAGAACAGGAGTTCGCCACCTGATCCCCAATCCGGCATTATCCAACGCATGCTGGTTGGCTGTGAGCTGGAAACCATGGTGCCTATCTACGAGAATGGAACACGCCCGGATCATGTGGATGGTTACAAAGAACAAAACACGACCTACACCCATCAGAATGTGGATGGCGGGCTGAGCAAGCCATTGGGAGAGGGCTTTGCGGTTCATGTCGATAGCTCTTCTCTGGCCCACAGAGCGGCGCTTAACCTGCTCAACAAGGGATCGCGCATGCATATCGCAGAACTTGTGGCCAAACCGGTGTCAAGCAGGGAAGCGCTGCTAGCCAACCTGCAGATCGCCAAAAACTACCTCTCTGTGTTTGAGGGCACGCGAGAAATCACAGGCGCCCATTACAGCATGGGATGGCCCACACCCGCCGGCGATTGCTTGAGTAAGGAGGCAATAACCGTCCCGCGCGACACATTGGAAGATAGTTTCGCCAAGGATTACGCGTCAACCAAGAGTCAGCTTTATAGCGTAAGCACGCAGCTCACCTTCCAGGGAACTCCGGATAAGCTGGCGGAAATCTCCAATCTGGATACGCGTGAGTATGTGGCCGGTAAAACCGTAGTGGAAGTGCCAAAGAAATACGGGAAAGGGATGGATAAGAGAATCAGAGATGTTAAGAAGGAGGATGTCATCGTCAATCGCGCCAGTATGGCAGAAGCCCTGGGGATGTCCGGGCGTCTCGGAGAAAGCTTAGTTGCAAGAGCGATCGACGTGACGGTGAAGATTTTCAAGGATGCCCTTAGTTTTCTGCAAAAGCCGCAGTTGGGGACGGTCAAAAACGCCGTCAGTTACCTGATCCGCTCCGATCTCGGACGGATGTTTGTCGATCAGCCCCCCGAGGCTCGAAATGGGTTCGCGACGAACATTGCAGAGGCCATTCAAACGCTCACCCCGGAAAGGCTGGCTATTCCCCCCAAGCTGCTTGAAACGATCTATGACACCGAAAAAAACGCGATCAAGCTGCATGATCAATCCTTCAAACTGCTGAAAGGATTGCAAGGGGAAGAACTGTCTGGGGAGTTGGAGCATGTAAACAAAAGCTTGACGAAAAGCATCAAGGACTTTGCGACAGAAGATACCGGCTATTACTATTGGCCATGGGCGGCGGCGATGGAGTGGCTGGCCAATGAGGTCAAGGGCGCGGTTCAATCGGAGGCCCATGATGTGACCGGTCCATTGCATGGGCTGCAGAATCTGGGGTTGCTGGCGGAACGAGATCACGGCGAAGAACTGCATGAGCGCCAAGCGACCGGGCAAGTTGCCGCCGATTGGGCGCAAAGACCGAACGATTATGAGTGGCCCGAGGAAGAAGGCGCTACAACAGCGACACAACCCCCATCCACGAATCCGGGCGTTGTCTTTGAAGATCGCACATCGCTTCAAATCGATATCAGCGGGAGTACACTTCCCGCCGAGATTGTCGAATCCCTCAATCGAGTTGGGTTTTAA
- the argF gene encoding ornithine carbamoyltransferase, whose translation MTTAQLPKLNPAMKGRDFLSLHDFSRDEIFYFIDLARELKALQNARIPHPYLAGKTLGMIFTKSSTRTRVSFEVGMYQLGGNALFLSSADIQLGRGEPIKDTARVLSRYVDGIMIRTFAHSDVTELAQYADIPVINGLTDLLHPCQVLADLMTVVEYKGKTDGLKMTFIGDGNNMAHELMFGGAKAGMNVVICTPEAYRPDPEVVRLATEDAKAHGGSITLMSDPVAAAKDVDVLYTDVWASMGQEGEAQKRAQAFQGFLIDGTIMKAAHPKAIVLHCLPAHRGEEITDEVIEGPQSAVFDEAENRLHAQKAIMASVM comes from the coding sequence ATGACGACGGCACAACTGCCCAAACTCAACCCGGCCATGAAGGGCAGGGACTTTCTCTCCCTCCACGACTTCAGCCGCGACGAGATCTTCTACTTCATCGACCTGGCCCGGGAACTGAAAGCCCTGCAAAATGCCCGCATCCCTCATCCGTACCTGGCCGGCAAGACACTGGGCATGATCTTCACCAAAAGCTCCACCCGCACCCGCGTCTCCTTTGAAGTCGGCATGTACCAGCTCGGCGGCAACGCCCTCTTTTTAAGCTCCGCCGACATCCAACTGGGCCGGGGCGAGCCGATCAAGGACACAGCCCGCGTCCTCTCACGCTATGTCGACGGCATCATGATCCGCACCTTCGCCCACAGCGATGTGACCGAACTGGCCCAATACGCCGACATCCCCGTCATCAACGGCCTCACCGACCTCTTGCACCCCTGCCAGGTCCTGGCCGATCTGATGACCGTCGTCGAATACAAGGGCAAGACGGACGGCCTGAAGATGACCTTCATCGGCGACGGCAACAACATGGCCCACGAACTGATGTTCGGCGGCGCCAAAGCCGGCATGAACGTGGTCATCTGCACCCCTGAAGCCTACCGCCCCGACCCGGAAGTCGTCCGCCTGGCCACGGAAGACGCCAAAGCCCACGGCGGATCGATCACCCTGATGAGCGACCCCGTCGCAGCGGCCAAAGACGTCGATGTGCTCTACACCGACGTCTGGGCTTCCATGGGCCAGGAGGGTGAGGCCCAGAAGCGCGCCCAAGCCTTCCAAGGTTTCCTGATCGATGGTACAATCATGAAAGCGGCCCATCCCAAAGCCATCGTCCTGCACTGCCTGCCCGCCCACCGGGGCGAAGAGATCACCGACGAAGTCATCGAAGGCCCCCAATCGGCCGTCTTCGACGAGGCCGAAAACCGCCTCCACGCCCAGAAGGCGATCATGGCGTCGGTGATGTAG
- the cas6 gene encoding CRISPR-associated endoribonuclease Cas6 has translation MLLNATLELEAPPQTTIPEEGGEKLHGLFFDLLKSVDPDLATSIHDQEGKPFAISTLRSLARRSSPTTPSETPVSAAERSGQKNARRWRFTIRSLDRRLSEVIDQAATAWEGRAVRIGNTPLAIRAIGITKKTYEQLYTETECHNPIHVRFLTPTSFRQRGTQVVLPIPELVFGSLLRRWNQYSPMPFPESLAEEFAAIRIRKHNIRTELYRFDRYKIIGFAGDVVFEFATTNPVTPILFNALARFAEYSGVGYKSTMGMGETRIIQSTSERTRRNMLPVTCCGDRLSVTPVSPAAN, from the coding sequence TTGCTTCTCAATGCAACGCTCGAACTGGAAGCACCGCCGCAGACAACCATCCCGGAAGAAGGCGGAGAAAAACTGCACGGCCTGTTTTTTGATCTGCTAAAAAGCGTCGATCCCGACCTGGCGACATCGATCCACGATCAGGAGGGAAAGCCCTTTGCCATCTCGACGCTGCGCAGCCTGGCCCGGCGTTCCTCCCCGACCACGCCTTCCGAAACTCCGGTCTCCGCCGCAGAACGATCAGGACAAAAGAACGCCCGTCGCTGGCGATTCACCATTCGTTCCCTCGATCGGCGGCTGAGCGAGGTCATCGACCAGGCGGCAACGGCCTGGGAGGGGAGGGCGGTTCGGATCGGGAACACGCCGCTGGCGATCCGCGCCATCGGGATCACGAAAAAAACCTATGAGCAGTTGTACACGGAAACGGAATGTCACAACCCCATCCATGTTCGTTTTCTCACGCCCACAAGCTTTCGACAGCGGGGCACGCAGGTGGTGCTGCCGATCCCCGAATTGGTCTTCGGCAGCCTCCTTCGCCGCTGGAACCAGTACAGCCCTATGCCTTTTCCCGAATCCTTAGCCGAAGAATTTGCGGCGATCCGCATCCGCAAACACAACATCCGCACCGAACTTTACCGGTTTGACCGGTATAAAATCATCGGCTTTGCCGGCGATGTGGTCTTCGAGTTCGCCACGACCAATCCGGTCACCCCCATCCTCTTCAATGCGCTGGCGCGCTTTGCCGAATACAGCGGCGTCGGCTACAAAAGCACGATGGGCATGGGCGAGACGCGGATCATCCAGTCGACCTCTGAACGGACACGACGGAACATGCTGCCGGTGACCTGCTGCGGTGACCGCCTTTCGGTAACGCCGGTTTCTCCCGCCGCGAACTGA
- the carB gene encoding carbamoyl-phosphate synthase large subunit: protein MPKDQKLKKVLVIGSGPIIIGQAAEFDYAGTQACKALKEEGLEVVLVNSNPATIMTDANIADHVYIEPLDVPSLTKIIAQEQPDGLLPTLGGQTGLNLAVALAQAGVLDKYNVRLLGTSLQAIKKAEDRELFKKTMQEIGEPIPLSEIVSNLDQAVAFARQAGLPLIIRPAYTLGGTGGGIAHTEAELLTICDMGLKKSMIGQVLLEQSVAGWKEIEYEVMRDGNDNCITICNMENIDPVGIHTGDSIVVAPSQTLADKEYQMLRSASLKIIRALKVEGGCNVQYALHPDSDSYIVIEVNPRVSRSSALASKATGYPIAKMAAKIAIGLTLDEIKNPVTGKTTACFEPTLDYCVVKIPRWPFDKFVTADRSLTTQMKATGEVMAIDRTFEGALQKAVRSLETGVYGLRYPGAGEWTDIDLENKLKRADDERLFAVAQAFRRDWSVREIHQVSRIDPWFLVKIKSLVDFESRLAQWPVAGETLREAKTLGFSDYQIAKIANISTQTVREARQAAGIQPTYKMVDTCAAEFEALTPYYYSTYEEEDEVRQTTGEKVIVLGSGPIRIGQGIEFDYCSVHAAWALRGAGVESIIINNNPETVSTDFDTADKLFFEPLALEDVLNIVEKEKPRGVVVQFGGQTAINLAEGLAEHGVPILGTSLEGIDAAEDRKKFEALLKRLAIPQSEGRSATSADEAKAIAEELGFPVLVRPSYVIGGRAMEVVENVKDLESYMETAVRISPKHPILVDKYIRGREVEVDAISDGADTLIPGIFEHIERAGVHSGDSMAVYPPQSLKREERDTIVDYTLRIAKALGVIGLLNIQYVVDGQGKVYVLEVNPRASRTVPILSKVTGVPMIKVAVNVMLGKTLAQMGYGSGLWPETAYTIVKAPVFSFEKLTDVDISLGPEMKSTGEVMGVDFELPSALFKAMTAAGMKIPTGGNLLISVAERDKEEVAGLIREFADLGFRVAATKGTAEALRESGLAVTAIDTSAYAVQAVLDQIKDGGVQLIINTPTKGKVAGRTGFRIRRAASEYRVPCLTSLDTAWALLATIRMIREGDPPNFLSMGTFQEANSAEWSARVEGLRAV, encoded by the coding sequence TTGCCGAAAGACCAGAAGTTGAAAAAAGTCCTCGTCATCGGTTCGGGGCCCATCATCATCGGCCAGGCGGCGGAATTCGACTATGCGGGCACCCAGGCCTGCAAAGCCCTGAAAGAAGAGGGCCTCGAAGTCGTCCTGGTCAACTCCAACCCGGCCACGATCATGACCGACGCCAACATCGCCGATCATGTCTATATCGAACCGCTTGACGTGCCTTCGCTGACCAAGATCATCGCCCAGGAGCAGCCCGACGGCCTGCTGCCCACCCTGGGCGGCCAGACCGGCCTCAACCTGGCCGTCGCCTTGGCCCAGGCCGGCGTCCTCGATAAGTACAACGTCCGTCTCCTCGGCACATCCTTACAGGCCATCAAAAAAGCCGAGGATCGGGAACTCTTCAAAAAGACGATGCAGGAGATCGGCGAGCCGATCCCCCTCTCGGAGATCGTCTCCAACCTCGACCAGGCCGTCGCCTTCGCCCGCCAGGCCGGCCTCCCCCTGATCATCCGGCCCGCCTACACCCTTGGCGGCACCGGCGGCGGCATCGCCCACACCGAGGCGGAACTGCTCACCATCTGTGACATGGGCCTGAAAAAATCCATGATCGGCCAGGTGCTCCTCGAACAGAGCGTCGCCGGCTGGAAAGAGATCGAGTACGAGGTGATGCGCGACGGCAACGACAACTGCATCACCATCTGCAACATGGAAAACATCGACCCTGTCGGCATCCACACAGGCGACTCCATCGTCGTCGCCCCCTCGCAGACCCTGGCCGACAAGGAATACCAGATGCTGCGCTCGGCATCCTTAAAGATCATCCGCGCCCTCAAGGTGGAGGGGGGCTGCAACGTCCAGTACGCCCTCCATCCCGACAGCGACAGCTACATCGTCATCGAAGTCAACCCCCGGGTGAGCCGCTCGTCGGCCCTGGCCTCCAAGGCCACCGGCTACCCCATCGCCAAGATGGCCGCCAAGATCGCCATCGGCCTTACCCTCGATGAGATCAAAAACCCTGTCACCGGCAAGACGACGGCCTGTTTCGAGCCGACCCTCGACTACTGTGTCGTCAAGATCCCCCGCTGGCCCTTTGACAAGTTCGTCACCGCCGACCGCAGCCTGACGACCCAGATGAAGGCGACCGGCGAGGTCATGGCCATCGACCGCACCTTCGAAGGCGCTTTGCAAAAAGCCGTCCGCTCCCTCGAAACAGGCGTCTATGGCCTGCGCTACCCCGGCGCCGGCGAGTGGACCGACATCGACCTGGAAAACAAACTGAAGCGCGCTGACGACGAACGCCTCTTCGCCGTCGCCCAGGCTTTTCGTCGCGACTGGTCGGTGCGGGAGATCCACCAGGTCTCCAGGATCGACCCCTGGTTCCTGGTGAAGATCAAGAGCCTCGTCGACTTCGAATCGCGCCTCGCCCAGTGGCCCGTCGCCGGCGAGACCCTCCGTGAGGCGAAGACCCTCGGCTTTTCCGACTACCAGATCGCCAAGATCGCCAACATCTCCACCCAGACCGTCCGGGAGGCCCGCCAGGCGGCCGGCATCCAGCCCACCTACAAGATGGTCGACACCTGCGCCGCCGAGTTTGAGGCATTGACGCCCTACTACTACTCCACCTACGAGGAGGAGGACGAGGTCCGCCAGACGACGGGGGAGAAGGTGATCGTCCTCGGCTCCGGCCCGATCCGCATCGGCCAGGGCATCGAGTTCGACTACTGCTCCGTCCACGCCGCCTGGGCGCTCCGCGGCGCCGGCGTCGAATCGATCATCATCAACAACAACCCCGAGACGGTCTCCACCGACTTTGACACGGCCGACAAGCTCTTCTTCGAGCCCCTGGCCCTGGAGGACGTCCTCAACATCGTCGAGAAGGAAAAACCGCGCGGCGTCGTCGTCCAGTTCGGCGGCCAGACGGCCATCAACCTGGCCGAGGGCCTCGCCGAGCACGGCGTCCCCATCCTGGGCACCTCCCTGGAGGGCATCGACGCCGCCGAAGACCGCAAAAAATTCGAGGCCCTTTTAAAGCGCCTCGCCATTCCCCAGTCGGAGGGTCGCTCCGCCACCAGCGCCGACGAGGCGAAGGCCATCGCCGAAGAACTGGGCTTCCCGGTCCTCGTCCGCCCCAGCTATGTCATCGGCGGCCGGGCCATGGAAGTGGTGGAAAACGTCAAGGACCTCGAATCCTACATGGAAACGGCCGTCCGCATCAGCCCGAAACACCCCATCCTGGTCGACAAATACATCCGCGGCCGCGAGGTGGAGGTCGACGCCATCAGCGACGGGGCGGACACCCTGATCCCCGGCATCTTTGAGCACATCGAACGGGCCGGCGTCCACTCGGGCGACTCCATGGCCGTCTACCCGCCCCAGTCCCTGAAACGGGAAGAGCGGGACACCATCGTCGACTACACCCTGCGCATCGCCAAGGCCCTCGGCGTCATCGGCTTGTTGAACATCCAGTACGTCGTCGACGGCCAGGGCAAGGTCTACGTCCTGGAGGTGAACCCCCGGGCCTCCCGCACCGTGCCCATCCTCTCCAAAGTGACCGGCGTCCCCATGATCAAGGTGGCCGTCAATGTCATGCTCGGCAAGACCCTGGCCCAGATGGGCTACGGCAGCGGCCTCTGGCCCGAAACGGCCTATACCATCGTCAAAGCGCCCGTCTTCTCCTTTGAAAAGCTGACCGACGTGGACATCTCCCTCGGACCGGAGATGAAATCGACGGGCGAGGTCATGGGCGTCGACTTTGAACTCCCCTCGGCCCTCTTCAAGGCCATGACGGCGGCGGGCATGAAAATCCCCACTGGCGGCAACCTGCTCATCTCCGTGGCCGAGCGGGACAAAGAGGAGGTCGCCGGCCTGATCCGCGAATTCGCCGACCTGGGCTTCCGCGTCGCCGCCACGAAAGGGACGGCCGAAGCCCTGCGCGAAAGCGGCCTCGCCGTCACCGCCATCGACACCAGCGCCTACGCCGTCCAGGCCGTCCTCGACCAGATCAAAGACGGCGGCGTCCAGTTGATCATCAACACCCCGACCAAAGGCAAAGTGGCCGGCCGGACCGGCTTCCGCATCCGCCGCGCCGCCTCGGAATACCGCGTCCCCTGTCTCACCTCGCTCGACACGGCCTGGGCGCTCCTCGCCACGATCCGCATGATCCGCGAAGGCGACCCGCCGAACTTCCTCTCCATGGGCACTTTCCAGGAAGCCAACTCGGCCGAATGGAGCGCCCGGGTGGAGGGACTGCGGGCGGTCTAA
- a CDS encoding GNAT family N-acetyltransferase: MPQVNIGNIVTLDVAKKEELPKFKRDLQEAFAVSVVETFGSDLDEPIPSDKDIEESFNAAGAVIYHILSNGKKAGGAVLIIDEMTQHNSLALFFISVNEHGHGIGYKAWKAIEEKYPETKVWKTHTPYFEKRNIHFYVNKCGFQIVEYFNKHHPDPHTPDDKDVPGGEDFFRFEKVMKR, translated from the coding sequence ATGCCACAAGTTAACATAGGAAACATAGTTACTTTAGATGTAGCAAAAAAAGAGGAACTACCAAAATTTAAAAGAGACTTACAGGAAGCGTTTGCGGTATCAGTGGTTGAAACATTTGGTTCTGACTTAGATGAACCCATTCCTTCTGATAAAGATATAGAAGAATCGTTCAATGCCGCTGGAGCTGTTATCTATCATATACTCTCAAATGGAAAAAAGGCAGGCGGTGCTGTACTTATTATCGATGAAATGACACAGCATAACTCGTTAGCTCTTTTTTTCATATCCGTAAACGAACACGGTCATGGCATTGGCTATAAAGCTTGGAAGGCCATTGAAGAAAAGTATCCCGAAACCAAAGTTTGGAAAACTCATACACCATACTTTGAAAAACGCAATATCCATTTTTATGTGAATAAATGTGGATTTCAAATTGTTGAATATTTCAATAAACATCACCCTGATCCACATACACCAGATGATAAAGACGTACCAGGAGGGGAAGATTTTTTTAGATTTGAAAAGGTCATGAAGCGATAA
- a CDS encoding amidase domain-containing protein, with translation MLKKIFSLCSILIIFCFSYPAYAINGESAARYADQWATSCNTAWPSYTQDCTNFVSQALYAGGMPMDKTTPNVWFMEKETLYGWNNSKSWTVSTDLRNYLLSTGKATQIGGWGWVNYLTIPSDSNSSFVLSTSKTTVFFYDFGNGLGVSHAAIQTWSGTDNYYSSYTGNRADYHSKDKLGVIWHLRPHNTDWQRLLSLHIKLIKEGSG, from the coding sequence ATGTTAAAGAAAATATTTTCTTTGTGTTCAATACTTATAATATTTTGTTTCTCTTACCCTGCATATGCTATAAATGGAGAAAGTGCTGCTCGATATGCTGACCAATGGGCTACAAGTTGTAATACTGCATGGCCTTCCTATACCCAAGATTGCACAAACTTTGTTTCTCAGGCCTTATATGCTGGCGGAATGCCTATGGACAAAACCACTCCAAACGTATGGTTTATGGAAAAGGAAACATTATACGGATGGAACAACTCAAAAAGTTGGACTGTATCTACTGATTTAAGAAACTACTTGTTAAGCACAGGAAAAGCAACTCAAATAGGTGGCTGGGGATGGGTAAATTATCTTACTATTCCATCCGACTCTAACTCTAGTTTTGTGCTTTCTACGTCAAAGACAACGGTATTTTTCTATGATTTTGGTAACGGTTTAGGAGTAAGTCATGCCGCTATACAAACATGGAGCGGTACAGATAATTATTATTCTTCATATACAGGAAACAGGGCAGATTACCATTCCAAGGATAAACTTGGGGTAATTTGGCATCTGAGGCCACACAATACTGACTGGCAACGACTTCTGTCTTTGCATATCAAGTTAATTAAAGAAGGGTCGGGATGA